In Cellulomonas sp. JZ18, the DNA window CCGCGGGTGACCTCGTCGAGCCCCGCAACTTCTGGCACGGCTTCATGATCACCAAGGAGGCGGAGAGCAAGCCGCACTTCACGGCGCTCCTGCAGTTCCTCGACTGGCTGTACTACTCGCCGGAGGCGCGCGACATGCTCCGCTGGGGCGTCGAGGGCGAGACGTACACGAAGTCCGGCGACGAGTACACGCTGAACCCGGAGTACCGGCTCGACATCTTCAACCTCAACCCGGGCGCGCCCACCGACATCCAGAAGGACCTCGGCTGGAGCACCTTCCTCGCGGAGGCGACGGAGTCGCGGGCGCTGAAGGAGTCGTACGCCACCGACCAGGCCGTCGAGTACATCGACCAGGTGCTGTCCACGCGCACGCCGACCGACCCCAACCCGCCGGCCCCGCTCTCCGAGGCCGACCTGGAGCAGGCCGCCCTGCTCGGCACGCCGCTCAAGGACGCGGTCGACACCGCGACGCTGCGCTTCATCCTCGGCGAGCGTCCGCTGAGCGAGTGGGACGCGTACGTCGCCGAGCTCGAGGCGAAGGGGCTGCAGCAGTACGTGGACCTCTACAACACGGCGCGCGAGCGCTTCGCCGAGAACAACGGCTAGGACCTCGGGTCGCCCCGGTGGGCCGGGCCCGTCCCGGCCCACCGGGGTCCTCGGGAAGGAGAGGGACATGAGATCCACCCGGGTCCTCGCACCGCCCGCGGGGCGCGGCACCACCGAGGTCGTCGTCGACGCCGACGCCGCGCCGGCGCCGCCGTCGGGCCGCGGCCGCCCCGGCCGTGCCGGGCGTGCGGGGCGCGGCCGACCGGTGCCGTGGCGGGTCACGCTGCGGCGCGACTGGCCGTTGTACGCGCTCGCCGTGCTGCCCGTGCTGTTCCTGCTCGTCTTCCGCTACCTGCCGATGGCGGGCAACGCGATCGCCTTCCGGCGGTTCCGCCCCGGCGGCAGCATCTTCGGCGACGAGTGGGTCGGGCTGCGCTACATCACGATGTTCATGAACGACCCGACGTTCTGGGCCGTCTTCACCAACACGATCGTGCTCGGCGCGCTGACCCTCCTGGTCTGCTTCCCGCTGCCGATCGTCCTGGCGCTCATGCTCAACGAGCTCCGTTCCCGCCGGTTCAAGAAGCTCGTGCAGTCGATCTCCTACCTGCCGCACTTCCTGTCGGTGGTCATCGTCGTCGGCATGCTCATGCAGCTGCTGTCGCTGCAGGGCACCGTGAACCAGCTCATCGAGGGGCTGGGCGGCGAGGCCGTCCCGTTCCTGCAGCGCCCCGAGTGGTTCCGCGTGATCTACGTCGGCTCGGAGATGTGGCAGACGGTGGGCTGGGGCACGATCCTCTACCTCGCCGCGCTGACCACGGTCGACACCTCGCTGTACGAGGCGGCCCGCATCGACGGCGCGAACCGGTGGAAGCAGACCTGGCACGTGACCCTGCCGGGCATCCGGCCGACCATGATCACGCTGCTCATCCTCAACGTCGGCACGTTCCTCAACGTCGGCTTCGAGAAGGTCCTGCTGCTCTACAACCCGCTGACGTACGAGACCGCGGACGTCATCTCGACCTACCTGTACCGGGTGGGCCTGGTGTCGAACAACCTCAGCTACGCGGCGGCGATCGGCCTGTTCCAGGCGGTGATCGGTCTCGTCATGATCCTCACCGCCAACCTCATCTCCCGACGAGCGGTGGGAGCGAGCCTGTGGTGACCCAGATGACGGCCCCGGTGAAGATGCACGCGCGGCCCGTGGGCGCGCGCGACTCGCGCGGCTACCGCGTCTTCACGTGGCTCAACGTGTCGGCGCTCGTGCTGGTGATGGGCGTCATGCTCTACCCGTTCCTCACGGTCGTGGCCCAGTCGTTCAGCAGCGAGGCGGCGATCCGGTCGGGCGACGTGAGCTTCTGGCCCGTCGGGTTCAACCTCAACACCTACCGCGCCGTCGCGGAGAACCCGCTGTTCTGGGCCAACTACCGCAACACCGTCGTCTACACGGTGGTCGGCACGGTCGTCGCGATGGCCCTGACCACCACGTACGCGTACGTGCTCTCGAAGCGGCACCTGCGCGGGCGGGGGCTGCTCATCGGGTTCGCCGTGTTCACGATGTTCTTCAACGGCGGCATCATCCCCAACTACGTGCTCATCTCGTCGCTGGGGATGAAGAACACCCTGTGGGCCGTCGTGCTGCCGGGGGCGATGTCGATCTTCAACCTGCTCGTCATGAAGTCGTTCTTCGAGAACCTCCCGGGCGAGCTGGAGGAGGCCGCGAAGATCGACGGGCTCGGCTGGTTCGGCATCCTCGGGCGGATCGTGCTGCCGCTGTCGAAGGCGGTGATCGCGACGATGGTGCTGTTCTACTCGGTGCAGTACTGGAACGACTGGTTCACCGCGTTCCTCTACATCGACGAGCAGCAGCGCCAGCCGGTGACGATGTTCCTGCGCAACCTCATCGCCGGGGCGTCCTCCGCGGCGTCGGAGGGGGCCGCCGCGCAGAGCGCCGCGACGCAGTCGATCTCGGTGAACATCCAGGCCGTCACGATGGTGCTGACCGTGCTGCCGATCCTGTGCGTCTACCCGTTCGTGCAGCGGTACTTCGTGTCCGGCGTGATGCTCGGCTCGGTCAAGGGCTGAGCCGCGGGGAGGGGCGCCCGGTCGCGCGGTGCGGGTCACCGTGCGGCCGGGCGCACCTGCGCGATCTCGCCCGTGGTGGGCGCCGACTCCGCGGCGACGCCCTCGGCACCGGCCGCCCGCCGCACGGCCGCCGCGACCACCGTCGTCACCTCCGGGTTGAACACGCTCGGCACGATGTACGTCGGGTTGAGCTCCTCCGGGCGCACGACCGACGCGAGCGCCTCGGCCGCCGCGAGCAGCATCCCCTCCGTGATCGTGTGCGACTGCGCGTCGAGCAGCCCGCGGAACACGCCCGGGAACGCCAGCACGTTGTTGATCTGGTTCGCGAAGTCCGAGCGGCCCGTGCCCACGACCGCCGCGTGCTTGGCGGCCTCGTCCGGGTCGATCTCGGGGCGGGGGTTCGCGAGCGCGAACACGACCGCGTCGGGCGCCATCCGCGCGACGTCGGTCGCCGTGATGACGTCCGGGGCGGAGACGCCGACGAAGACGTCCGCCCCCACGATGGCGTCGTGCACGGTGCCCGTCACGCCGCGCGGGTTCGTGTGCTCCGCCGTCCACCGCAGGGACGGGGTCAGTCCCGGCCGGCCCACGTGCACGACACCGTCGATGTCGGTCACCACGACGTCACGGACGCCCGCGGCGAGCAGGAGCTTGAGCACCGCCGTGCCGGCCGCGCCCGCACCGGACATGACGACCCGCACGTCCTCCATGCGCTTGCCCACCACCGTCAGCGCGTTGCGCAGCGCCGCCACCACGACGATCGCCGTGCCGTGCTGGTCGTCGTGGAACACCGGGATGTCGAGGGCCTCGCGCAGGCGGCGCTCGACCTCGAAGCAGCGCGGGCCGAGATGTCCTCGAGGTTGATGCCGGCGAACGCGGGGGCGATGGCCTGCACCGTGCGGACGATCTCGTCCACGTCGGTCGTGTCGAGGCAGATCGGGAAGGCGTCGATGTCGGCGAACCGCTTGAACAGCACGGCCTTGCCCTCCATCACGGGCAGCGCCGCCAGCGGGCCGATGTCACCCAGGCCCAGGACCGCCGTGCCGTCCGTGACCACCGCGATGGTGTTCCGCTTGATGGTCAGCCGGCGCGCGTCCTCGGGGCGCTCGGCGATCGCCTGCGACACGCGCGCGACGCCCGGGGTGTACGCCATCGACAGGTCGTCGCGGTTGCGCAGCGGCACCTTCGACTCGATCGAGAGCTTGCCGCCCAGGTGCATGAGGAACGTGCGGTCCGAGACCCGCTTCACCGTGACGCCCTCGAGGGCCTCGAGAGCGGCCACGACGTCGGCCGCGTGCTCGGTGTCCCGGGTCGCGCACGTCACGTCGACCGTCATGGCCTCGTGGAAGGACGCCGTCACGTCGAGGGCCGTGACGATGCCCCCCGCCCGCTCGATCGCGGTGGTGAGGTCCGAGACCGCCGTCGGGCTGGCCTGCACCTCCAGCCGCGCGGTGATGGACGACGACACGGAGGGTGCGGTGACCATGGCGCCATTGTGTCCCGGCGCACCCGGTCCGGCCGGTCGGTCGCCTGCGTAGCATCGGCGGGTGCCCACGCCTCCCTTCGTCCTGGCCCTGCGCGAGCACGTGGGGCACGCCCTGCTCTGGCTGCCCGGGGTGACCGCGGTCGTGCTGCGCGAGCACCAGGGGCGCGAGCAGGTGCTGCTCGTGCGGCGCGCGGACAGCGGCGCCTGGACCCCGGTGACGGGCATCGTCGACCCCGGCGAGGAGCCCGCCGTCGCCGCCGCGCGCGAGGTGCTCGAGGAGGCCGACGTCGTCGCGGTGCCCGAGCGGCTCGCCCGTGTCGGCGTCGTCGGCCCCGTCACCTACGAGAACGGCGACCGCTCGACCTACCTCGACCTCACGTTCCGGTTCCGCTGGGTCTCGGGCGAGCCGTCCCCGCGGACGGGGAGAACACCGACGCCGCCTGGTACGACCTCGACGCCCTGCCCCCGCTCTCGCCCGACATGGCGGCGCGGCTGGCCGCCGGGCTGGAGCCGCGCGGCGAGGCGACGTTCGTCGCGTGAGCGACCCCCTGGCGGCGCTGGCCGCCGTACCCGCGGTCGCCGAGGCGGTGCAGGCCGCCCGGACCGCGTGCGAGCGGCTGCGCTGGCACGAGGCGTTCCGGCGGCGGTGGCGCGAGGTGCGCGCCGAGAGCGGGCTGCGCGCCGCGGCGGCGTCGGCCGCGCTCGACGGCGCGCCGGTGGGCGTCGAGGTGCTGCGGGCGTGGGCGACGGGCGGGGGAGCGCCGCGGGGCGGGCCCGACCTGGTCGCCACCGGTGCCCTGCGCGCGCAGGCGGTGGTCGAGGCGGCGCTGCCCGCGCTCGGCGGACGCGGCGGCGGGGCGTCGGTGCCCCTGCCGCAGCTCGTCGCACGCGTGCACGCCGCCGCGGCGGCGGACCTGCTGCCCGACGCGGACCTGGGCCGGCCGCGCGTCGGGGACGCCCGCGACCTGCGCGGGCTCGGCGCCGCCCCGCCCCGGACGAGGCGGCCGCGCGGCTGGCGGCGCTCGCGGACGTCGTGCGGGGGACGGCGGCGCCGGGCCTCGTCGTGGCGGCGGTCGTGCACGCCGAGCTGCTCGTGGTGCGGCCGTTCACCGCCGGGAACGGGGTCACCGCGCGCGCCGTCGCCCGGTACCTGACGGCGACCACGGGTCTGGACCCGACCGGCGCGGTCCTGCCCGAGCCCGCGTGGCAGGCAGCTGCGGCGCCCTACCTCGCCGGGGCGGCGCGCTACGCGACCGGGACGCCCGACGGCGTCGCGGCCTGGCTCGTCGCGTCCGCCCACGCCGTGCGGGCGGGGCCGAGGCGGCGCGGGAGGTGGCCGACCAGGTGCTCGCGGGACGCCTCGGCGGGGCCGCACCCCGCGGGTGAGGTGCGTGGACGGGCGTTGACGGCGGTCACTCTGCGCGGCAGAGTGACCGCCGTGGTCACCGTCCCCGAGTACGTCGACGCACTGCGGCGCCGGCAGCGCGCCGCACGGCACACCGGCTCGCTCGTCCTCGCGGTGCACGCGGCCGCGGTCGCCGTCCTCGCGGTCGCGCAGGTCGACTGGGGCCTCGCCTCGTGGCGGTGGCAGAACCTGGTGCCGGCGGTCGTGTACGTCGTGCTGTGGGCGGTCGTGCGCCTGCGGGAGCGGGTCACCGGCATGGGCGGCGGCCGTGACGGCTTCGGCGTGATGGCCGCGTTCGCGCTCGCGCTCGCCCTGCTCCCGTTCGGGTACCTGCTCCTCCTCATGGCCGGGCCGGGCGTCGTCCTCGGTGCCGGGCTCGTCGTCGTCGGCGTGCGGCAGCGCTCCGCGCTGCTGTGGGGGCACGGGCTCGTGCTGGCGGTCGTCTCACCCCTCGCCCGGCTCGGGACGCTCGACAACCACGCGTGGTTCCTCGGACCGCACGCGGGCGCGACCGGCCTCGGCCTCGTCGCGCTCGCCCTCGTCGTCGCCGCGACGCGGGCGCTCGCCGCCGAGCGGGCCGTCCTGGCGGGCGCGCCCGCAGCGTGAGCGCGACCGACCGCCACCCGCTCGCGGACCTCGACGAGACGGTCCACCAGCGGGCACGCCTGGGCATCCTCGCGGTGCTCGCCGAGCACGAGGAGGCGGACTTCACCCATCTCAAGCGGACGCTCGGGCTCACCGACGGCAACCTCGGGAGGCACCTCGAGGTGCTGGTGGAGGCGGGCCACGTCGAGCTGCGCAAGGGGTCGGACGGGCGCCGGCCCCGCACCTGGGCGCGCATCACCGCGCAGGGCACGCGCGCCCTCACCGCCGAGGTCGAGCTCCTGCGCCACCTGCTCCGCCTCGACCCGCCCACCCCCTGACCCTCCGTCGTCCCGGGAAGGACCACCGTGACCCGTCGCCCCCGCACCCTGACCGTCGTCGCCGGGTCGCTCGTCGCCCTCGCGCTCGGGTACCACGCCCTCAACCTCTGGGCGATGCGGCCGTACCAGGTGGCGGCCTCGTTCAGCGCCCAGGAGGTCGGGACCGCGCCCGAGGCGCAGCGCCGGGCGCTCGCGGACGGCGTCGTGACGCTCGCCGAGATGGAGGCGGCGTACGAGGCGGAGCGCGCCTGCCTGCAGGACGCCGGGTACAGCCCCGGGCCCGCGGGGGCCGACGGGCCCGGCACCGGGTTCGTCGTCGAGGTCGACTACAGGGACGAGGCCGACCCGGAGGCGGCCGACCGGGAGTTCCAGCGCGTGCACCGCGAGTGCGGGGAGCAGCACAGCGCGCTCGTGGGGCGTGCGTACGCCTGGGGGCGCTGATTCGCGAGCGGCTGCGGCACGGCCCGGACACGGACGACGGCGCCCGCTCGGGGCGCCGTCGCCGACGTCACGACCGGGGTGATCAGGCGTGCTGCCACAAGAGGTGCGCTCCGGGACCAGCCCGGTCGCCCTGCCGAAAGTAGGCGTCCTGCGCGTGGGTGCCCTCGGTCGTTCTGTTGTGTCACCGGTCTACACCCGGCCGCGGGGTGCGGCAACGGGTACGGACGTCGGTGCTGGTGGCGTGCGGATGGCCGTCCGGATCGCGGGACCGCGCGTCCGAGTGGTGGCCGTAGGGGGTGAAGGGGCGCCGGTGCGTGCGGTCCCCGTGCGGGCACCCGTCGGTCAGGGGGTCGGCGTCCGGCGTCGACGCCGGAGGACGAGGAGCGCGGCCACCGCGAGGACGACGGCCGCTGCGGCGGCGGCGGTCACCCGCGCGCGACGGTGCAGGCGGCTCAGGCGCACGGTGCGGCGGAACGTCAGGACGCCCCACCCGTGCTCGACGGCGAGCCGGCGCAGCGCCCGGTCCGGGTTGACCGCGTAGGCGTGCCCGACGGCGCCGAGCATGGGCGCGTCCGTGACCGAGTCGGAGTAGGCGTAGCACGCGTCGAGGTCGTAGCCCCGGGCGTCGGCCAGCTCGCGCACGGCCGTCGCCTTGTTCTCCCCGTAGGCGTAGAACTCCACGTCGCCCGTGTACCGCCCGTCCGCGACCGCCATGCGCGTCGCGACGGCGGCGTCCGCACCCAGCATCTCGGCGATCGGCTCCACCACCTCCGCGCCCGAGGCCGAGACGACCACGACGTCGCGCCCGGCGGCGTGGTGCTCCGCGATCAGCTCGACGGCCTCGGCGTACACCGTGGGGTCGATGGACTCGTGCAGCGTCGCCCGCACGACCGACGACACCGTCGCGACGTCCCAGCCGGTGACGGTGCGCGCGAGCTGGGCGCGCAGCCGCTCGGTCGCGGCCTCGTCGGCGCTGCCCAGCAGGTACGCGAGCTGCGCGTACGCGGACGCGACGACCCGGCGGCGCGTCAGCAGCCCCTCGGCGAGGAAGCCGCGCGAGAAGGCGGTCGCCGACGACGTCGCGATGATCGTCTTGTCCAGGTCGAAGAACGCG includes these proteins:
- a CDS encoding carbohydrate ABC transporter permease, giving the protein MTAPVKMHARPVGARDSRGYRVFTWLNVSALVLVMGVMLYPFLTVVAQSFSSEAAIRSGDVSFWPVGFNLNTYRAVAENPLFWANYRNTVVYTVVGTVVAMALTTTYAYVLSKRHLRGRGLLIGFAVFTMFFNGGIIPNYVLISSLGMKNTLWAVVLPGAMSIFNLLVMKSFFENLPGELEEAAKIDGLGWFGILGRIVLPLSKAVIATMVLFYSVQYWNDWFTAFLYIDEQQRQPVTMFLRNLIAGASSAASEGAAAQSAATQSISVNIQAVTMVLTVLPILCVYPFVQRYFVSGVMLGSVKG
- a CDS encoding HAD family phosphatase, producing the protein MVRAAAFFDLDKTIIATSSATAFSRGFLAEGLLTRRRVVASAYAQLAYLLGSADEAATERLRAQLARTVTGWDVATVSSVVRATLHESIDPTVYAEAVELIAEHHAAGRDVVVVSASGAEVVEPIAEMLGADAAVATRMAVADGRYTGDVEFYAYGENKATAVRELADARGYDLDACYAYSDSVTDAPMLGAVGHAYAVNPDRALRRLAVEHGWGVLTFRRTVRLSRLHRRARVTAAAAAAVVLAVAALLVLRRRRRTPTP
- a CDS encoding transcriptional regulator, which encodes MSATDRHPLADLDETVHQRARLGILAVLAEHEEADFTHLKRTLGLTDGNLGRHLEVLVEAGHVELRKGSDGRRPRTWARITAQGTRALTAEVELLRHLLRLDPPTP
- a CDS encoding sugar ABC transporter permease; its protein translation is MRSTRVLAPPAGRGTTEVVVDADAAPAPPSGRGRPGRAGRAGRGRPVPWRVTLRRDWPLYALAVLPVLFLLVFRYLPMAGNAIAFRRFRPGGSIFGDEWVGLRYITMFMNDPTFWAVFTNTIVLGALTLLVCFPLPIVLALMLNELRSRRFKKLVQSISYLPHFLSVVIVVGMLMQLLSLQGTVNQLIEGLGGEAVPFLQRPEWFRVIYVGSEMWQTVGWGTILYLAALTTVDTSLYEAARIDGANRWKQTWHVTLPGIRPTMITLLILNVGTFLNVGFEKVLLLYNPLTYETADVISTYLYRVGLVSNNLSYAAAIGLFQAVIGLVMILTANLISRRAVGASLW